In one Chitinophaga sancti genomic region, the following are encoded:
- a CDS encoding HAD family hydrolase: protein MGLIFDLDQTIIDSSLAESYRSARNWSAVYSTIGNFTVYEGIVDILGDAKAKGIKICIVTSSPSTYCNRVLSHFNIPHDYTVCYHDTTRRKPHPEPILKGLQYLNLPANKVLSFGDRDIDIVASNAAKVASVACTWGCSDVQTLKAAKPSYIVNSPREIYDLIKMVY, encoded by the coding sequence ATGGGATTAATATTTGATTTAGACCAAACAATAATTGACAGTTCCCTTGCCGAATCATATAGAAGTGCAAGAAACTGGTCAGCTGTTTATTCAACAATTGGGAATTTTACAGTCTATGAAGGAATTGTTGATATATTAGGTGACGCGAAAGCAAAAGGAATAAAGATTTGCATTGTGACATCAAGCCCTAGTACATATTGTAATAGGGTTTTGTCGCATTTTAATATTCCACATGATTATACCGTATGTTATCATGATACTACCCGACGAAAACCACATCCAGAACCAATATTGAAAGGATTGCAGTATCTCAATCTCCCTGCTAATAAAGTGCTATCATTTGGTGACAGAGATATTGATATTGTTGCTTCTAATGCTGCAAAAGTCGCATCAGTGGCTTGTACATGGGGATGTTCAGATGTACAAACTTTGAAGGCTGCTAAACCAAGCTATATTGTTAATAGCCCCCGTGAAATTTATGACCTAATAAAAATGGTTTATTGA
- a CDS encoding DNA-processing protein DprA, with the protein MFSLSIEQIIKIMSMPKIGRKTAYKLINEINYNISDDRDLLDFLNEKGKSYRLPFYSQDDFNSAIIDAERILTDSEKQGIKMLSYKDDNYPVLLKKSNDYPIILNYKGNINLLNEMPTVAIIGTREPTEWGMKFGIRLSEVFAEQKFNVVSGLAKGCDAAGHRGALNVKGITTAVLAHGLDKVYPKENKPLAAEILENGGLLVSEYFVGQGALSNFFVERDRIQAGLSLGTIVIETDVKGGTMHTVGFTLDNGRILSAVNHPENLKKEPKTQGNQLLIRERKARPVFDKSEVDKLMLDLSSRFNELNIQCEGSYSISTKIKPIADVDLTIKLNETESNNDLELTKEKKTKGRKSKNKPPQPGLWD; encoded by the coding sequence ATGTTTAGTTTATCTATAGAACAAATTATAAAGATTATGTCGATGCCTAAAATAGGGCGTAAGACAGCTTACAAACTAATAAACGAGATTAATTATAATATTTCCGATGATAGGGATTTGTTAGATTTTTTGAATGAAAAAGGTAAATCATATAGGTTGCCTTTTTATTCACAAGATGATTTTAATTCTGCCATAATTGATGCTGAACGGATATTGACAGATTCCGAAAAACAAGGTATCAAAATGCTTTCATATAAGGATGATAATTATCCTGTTTTATTGAAGAAGTCCAATGATTACCCAATTATTCTGAACTACAAAGGAAATATTAACCTGCTTAATGAAATGCCTACTGTAGCTATAATTGGTACTAGAGAACCTACAGAATGGGGAATGAAGTTTGGAATTAGATTGTCTGAAGTATTTGCTGAACAGAAATTTAATGTTGTAAGTGGTTTAGCAAAAGGGTGTGATGCTGCTGGTCATAGGGGAGCATTGAATGTTAAAGGTATTACCACAGCTGTATTAGCACATGGATTGGACAAGGTTTATCCCAAAGAGAACAAACCGTTAGCAGCAGAGATATTAGAGAATGGAGGATTGCTTGTTTCAGAATATTTTGTTGGGCAAGGTGCGTTGTCAAATTTTTTTGTTGAAAGAGACCGAATTCAGGCAGGGTTGAGTTTGGGAACCATTGTAATTGAGACAGATGTAAAAGGTGGAACAATGCATACTGTAGGTTTTACCCTTGATAATGGTAGAATACTTTCAGCTGTCAATCATCCCGAAAATTTGAAGAAGGAACCTAAAACACAGGGGAATCAATTATTGATTAGAGAGCGCAAAGCCAGACCTGTATTTGATAAATCTGAAGTAGATAAACTCATGCTGGACTTATCATCAAGGTTTAACGAACTAAATATACAATGTGAAGGTAGTTACAGTATTTCTACTAAAATCAAACCAATTGCAGATGTTGATTTAACAATAAAATTAAATGAAACTGAATCTAATAATGATTTAGAATTAACTAAAGAAAAGAAAACAAAAGGGAGGAAAAGTAAAAATAAACCACCACAACCTGGACTATGGGATTAA
- a CDS encoding GH92 family glycosyl hydrolase: MILKIKSTQVRLMIVFLFCIQCKQLLAQKSSGGNYAEKVNTLIGSKGKGHGIQERYLEAGYTFPGAMYPFGMVQFTPTFFTEEKGFVVNQLSGAGCEHLGNFPMLPLPGALKTSPDSMLHLDPQYQVKSAVAGYYQVKVKAKIDCELTVTKRTGMARMRGLASEKKMTVVIGSGINSTTITDAQIKITGPGKCEGYANTGSFCGSPSTLKVYFVAAFDARPTASGTWKDKVIQASSTSATGENSGAYFTFDISSGKPVGYKFAISYVSLENARQNLAAENPGWSFDQVKQEATAAWNKYLGKIEVSGGKTDQVTQFYTHLYHSFGHPNVFNDVNGEYSGADHQVHKVEKGDYYTSFSNWDTYRTQGQLISMLAPKEMSDMVASQLAFAEQSGGGFARWIMGDTETGIMQGDPTAILVANAYAFGARDFDSKKALAIMRRGAEVPGTKSQNILTRPYLEQYLKKGYMHASMMLEYTSADFAIGRFALEAFNDSTLWRSYLKRAQAWKNLYNPSTGWLQSRNEDGSWKKYDEDWREASYKNYFWMVPYNLDGLVELSGGKAKAEQRLDEFFSKLNASYNQEWFAAGNEPDFQVPWVYNWVRAPYKTQETVWRILNEQYSNRDNGLPGNDDLGAMGAWYVFAGVGLYPMVPGVAGFSVNSPIFSSIHIHLGTGKTLVIRGGDAGKKYIKALKLNGVALDGTWIRWGDIRNGGALEFTLDGVADKNWGTKGVPPSYDND; the protein is encoded by the coding sequence ATGATTTTAAAAATTAAGAGTACGCAGGTCCGACTAATGATCGTATTTCTTTTCTGCATTCAGTGCAAACAGCTGCTAGCGCAGAAAAGCAGCGGGGGCAATTACGCTGAGAAAGTAAACACCCTTATTGGTTCGAAAGGAAAAGGCCACGGGATCCAAGAGCGGTATCTTGAAGCGGGATATACGTTTCCCGGGGCTATGTACCCCTTTGGTATGGTACAGTTTACGCCAACATTTTTCACGGAAGAAAAGGGGTTTGTTGTAAATCAACTCAGTGGGGCTGGCTGTGAACATTTGGGAAATTTCCCGATGCTTCCGCTGCCAGGAGCACTTAAGACTTCGCCCGATTCGATGCTGCACCTGGATCCCCAATACCAGGTTAAGAGTGCGGTAGCAGGGTATTACCAGGTAAAGGTGAAAGCGAAAATTGATTGTGAGCTTACCGTTACGAAAAGAACGGGGATGGCAAGAATGCGCGGCCTGGCCTCAGAGAAAAAGATGACGGTAGTGATCGGATCAGGCATTAATTCAACCACCATCACTGATGCTCAAATCAAAATAACCGGCCCGGGAAAATGTGAGGGGTATGCAAATACCGGTTCCTTCTGCGGATCTCCCTCTACCCTAAAGGTATATTTTGTGGCAGCATTCGATGCCCGTCCGACAGCTTCCGGCACATGGAAGGATAAAGTTATTCAGGCTTCTTCCACATCCGCAACAGGAGAGAATTCTGGTGCCTATTTTACTTTTGATATTTCTTCAGGGAAACCGGTGGGCTATAAATTCGCCATTTCCTATGTCTCACTTGAAAATGCCAGGCAGAATCTTGCTGCTGAAAACCCGGGATGGTCATTTGACCAGGTAAAGCAGGAAGCGACAGCCGCCTGGAATAAATACCTGGGGAAAATAGAAGTTTCCGGCGGCAAGACCGACCAGGTTACCCAATTCTATACACATTTATATCACTCTTTTGGACATCCGAACGTTTTCAATGATGTAAATGGTGAATACAGTGGTGCAGACCACCAGGTGCATAAAGTGGAAAAGGGTGATTATTATACCTCATTCAGCAACTGGGATACCTATAGAACCCAGGGGCAGCTGATCAGTATGTTGGCTCCCAAGGAAATGTCTGATATGGTTGCTTCCCAACTGGCATTTGCAGAACAATCAGGCGGAGGATTTGCCCGATGGATCATGGGAGACACTGAAACGGGCATTATGCAGGGCGATCCCACCGCTATACTGGTTGCCAATGCCTATGCTTTCGGTGCCAGGGATTTTGATTCAAAGAAAGCACTGGCCATCATGCGAAGGGGAGCTGAGGTGCCCGGAACGAAATCACAGAATATTCTCACGCGCCCTTACCTGGAGCAGTATCTTAAGAAAGGATATATGCATGCTTCAATGATGCTAGAATATACTTCTGCAGACTTTGCCATTGGTCGTTTTGCACTGGAAGCATTTAATGACAGCACGCTTTGGCGTAGTTATCTGAAAAGAGCGCAGGCATGGAAAAACCTGTATAACCCATCTACCGGCTGGCTGCAATCAAGGAATGAAGATGGATCCTGGAAAAAATATGATGAAGATTGGCGCGAGGCTAGTTATAAAAACTATTTCTGGATGGTACCTTATAACCTGGATGGACTGGTTGAATTATCAGGTGGGAAAGCGAAAGCAGAACAGCGGTTGGATGAGTTCTTTAGTAAGCTCAATGCCAGTTACAACCAGGAATGGTTTGCTGCTGGTAATGAGCCTGATTTTCAGGTTCCATGGGTATATAACTGGGTTCGTGCGCCTTATAAAACCCAGGAGACAGTATGGCGGATCCTTAATGAACAGTATAGTAACCGTGATAATGGTCTGCCTGGAAATGATGATCTTGGGGCGATGGGGGCATGGTATGTTTTTGCTGGAGTTGGGTTATATCCGATGGTTCCGGGGGTGGCTGGTTTCTCTGTTAATAGTCCAATTTTTTCTTCTATTCATATTCATTTGGGAACGGGGAAAACGCTGGTTATACGGGGCGGAGATGCCGGGAAAAAATATATTAAGGCTTTGAAGTTAAATGGTGTGGCATTGGATGGAACGTGGATTCGGTGGGGTGATATTAGAAATGGTGGGGCGCTTGAATTTACTTTGGATGGAGTGGCAGATAAGAATTGGGGAACGAAGGGGGTGCCACCTTCTTATGACAATGATTAA
- a CDS encoding glycoside hydrolase family 31 protein has translation MSYRVLNIFLLFLSLTARSQNPVANPASQVTTGNARFTILTPSLIRMEWNDKAAFEDRASLVFINRNLPVTPFQKKESGEFLEIKTSNLTLRYKKNAGKFSKDNLKITLTLNGRKVDWVPGLKDSLNLKGTTRTLDNTDGDAKLEDGILSKSGWTLIDDSKQFLFDGDKDWDWATTRAEGDKQDWYFFGYGHEYKKALYDYTRVAGKIPMPPKYAFGYWWSRYWTYSDNELRSLLNDFTTYNIPIDVLIIDMDWHYTWGLNMEWKRDMMGEPKGWTGYTWNKNLFPEPEEFLTWAHKRGVKTALNLHPASGIAPMEDQYNSFAKAYGFDTTGQKNIPFKIEDKKWTKIYFDSVLHPIEKQGIDFWWLDWQQWLENRNLKGLSNTWWLNYAFFTDKQREGGRPLLFHRWGGLGNHRYQIGFSGDSRSTWAGLAYQPYFTATASNVGYGYWSHDIGGHVADNPDPELYLRWIQFGTFSPIFRTHCSKSAFNERRIWKFPEHYKMMLNAYQLRYTLNPYIYTASHEAYDSGVSICRPMYYDYSEAAEAYTAKEQYMFGNDMIVAPVTAKADSLTHLSTKKVWLPAGQWFDYFSGSLVTGNRFVENTYTLDQVPVFIKGGSIIPMYGNIKNLQKQSDTLVLTVIPGGSGATRLYEDDGNSEEYKDKGYGITPVKNVVAADGEMVLTISPREGAYKGMASARSYEIRYPSIYPPAAITVNGKPATWKYEANGLMAVVSIPATSCAEQLEVKVTPNVAGKGKENLLYQAAVILKRLPQSTEEMKYETARIDWVANTSDCILSLSNISSQIQYHPEQTVSLIEKLNREILPCIQTMKSYPGVNANTLRKITEPLEPKK, from the coding sequence ATGAGTTACAGAGTTCTCAACATTTTCCTGCTTTTCCTCTCCCTCACAGCCCGGTCTCAAAACCCTGTGGCCAACCCGGCCTCACAAGTGACCACCGGCAATGCCCGCTTTACCATTCTCACGCCCAGCCTCATCCGCATGGAATGGAATGACAAAGCCGCCTTTGAGGACAGAGCCTCCCTCGTTTTTATCAACAGAAACCTCCCTGTCACCCCCTTCCAAAAAAAGGAATCAGGCGAATTTCTCGAAATAAAAACCAGCAATCTTACCCTGCGCTACAAAAAGAACGCAGGCAAGTTTTCTAAAGACAACCTGAAGATCACCCTCACCCTCAACGGTCGAAAAGTTGACTGGGTACCCGGCCTCAAAGATTCCCTGAATCTTAAAGGCACCACCCGTACGCTCGATAACACCGATGGTGATGCAAAACTCGAAGATGGTATCCTCTCAAAAAGCGGTTGGACCCTCATCGACGATTCCAAACAGTTCCTCTTCGACGGAGACAAAGACTGGGATTGGGCTACCACCCGCGCTGAAGGTGATAAACAGGACTGGTACTTCTTCGGCTACGGTCACGAGTATAAGAAAGCCTTATACGACTACACCCGCGTAGCAGGTAAAATTCCTATGCCGCCGAAATATGCATTCGGCTACTGGTGGTCACGTTACTGGACATACTCTGACAATGAACTCAGAAGCCTCCTCAACGATTTCACCACTTACAACATCCCTATCGATGTACTGATCATCGACATGGACTGGCACTATACCTGGGGCCTGAACATGGAATGGAAAAGAGATATGATGGGCGAACCAAAAGGATGGACTGGCTATACCTGGAATAAAAACCTCTTCCCTGAACCAGAAGAATTCCTCACCTGGGCGCATAAACGTGGTGTAAAAACCGCACTCAACCTGCACCCAGCCTCAGGTATCGCTCCGATGGAAGATCAATATAATTCCTTCGCCAAAGCCTACGGCTTCGATACCACCGGTCAGAAAAATATCCCTTTCAAAATTGAAGATAAAAAATGGACAAAGATCTATTTCGATAGTGTCCTGCATCCAATAGAAAAACAAGGCATCGATTTCTGGTGGCTCGACTGGCAACAATGGCTGGAAAACCGCAACCTGAAAGGCCTGAGCAATACATGGTGGCTGAACTACGCATTCTTCACCGACAAACAACGCGAAGGCGGTCGCCCACTTTTATTCCACCGCTGGGGTGGCTTGGGCAATCACCGCTATCAGATCGGTTTTTCCGGTGATAGCCGCAGTACCTGGGCTGGATTAGCTTACCAACCTTACTTCACCGCAACCGCAAGTAACGTTGGTTATGGCTACTGGAGCCACGATATTGGTGGTCACGTAGCTGATAATCCTGATCCTGAATTATACCTCCGCTGGATTCAGTTCGGTACTTTCAGCCCGATCTTCAGAACCCACTGTTCAAAGAGTGCATTCAATGAACGCAGGATCTGGAAATTCCCTGAACATTACAAAATGATGCTGAATGCTTACCAGCTCCGCTATACATTGAATCCTTATATCTATACCGCTTCCCACGAAGCCTACGATTCAGGTGTATCCATCTGCCGTCCTATGTACTATGATTATTCTGAAGCTGCGGAAGCTTATACCGCAAAGGAACAGTACATGTTTGGTAATGATATGATCGTAGCACCGGTTACAGCAAAAGCAGACAGCCTTACACATCTTTCTACCAAGAAAGTTTGGTTACCTGCCGGTCAATGGTTCGATTATTTCTCCGGTTCCCTCGTAACAGGTAACAGGTTCGTAGAAAACACATATACCTTAGACCAGGTGCCTGTATTCATTAAGGGCGGCAGCATCATTCCTATGTATGGAAATATCAAAAACCTGCAAAAGCAATCCGATACACTGGTGTTGACAGTGATCCCCGGTGGTAGCGGTGCTACAAGGTTGTATGAAGATGATGGCAACTCTGAAGAATATAAAGACAAAGGTTACGGTATCACACCTGTGAAAAATGTAGTGGCTGCTGATGGTGAAATGGTGCTGACCATCTCTCCACGTGAAGGAGCTTACAAAGGCATGGCATCAGCCAGAAGTTACGAGATCAGGTATCCTTCCATTTATCCACCTGCTGCTATTACCGTGAACGGTAAACCAGCTACCTGGAAATATGAAGCCAATGGATTGATGGCCGTAGTAAGCATTCCTGCTACCTCCTGTGCAGAACAGCTGGAAGTGAAAGTTACACCAAATGTAGCTGGCAAAGGAAAGGAAAACCTGCTCTACCAGGCAGCTGTCATCCTGAAACGCTTACCACAGTCAACAGAAGAAATGAAGTATGAAACTGCCAGGATTGACTGGGTAGCGAATACATCAGATTGTATCCTGTCACTGTCCAATATTTCTTCACAGATTCAATATCATCCTGAACAAACAGTATCACTGATTGAGAAATTGAATAGAGAAATATTACCATGCATACAAACAATGAAGAGTTATCCTGGTGTGAATGCAAATACACTCAGAAAAATAACAGAACCATTGGAGCCTAAAAAATAG
- a CDS encoding HopJ type III effector protein, with protein sequence MREAILNKLKENSLSFKEVIEFIEAGYTHQPTAFKNGAVYNEATQNQGSAKVFGFAKLNGWSKEETLLLFAEHYQAVLGHPDATDHQNIRQFMQHGWDGIVFEGTALTAK encoded by the coding sequence ATGAGAGAAGCAATTTTGAATAAATTAAAAGAAAATTCACTTTCCTTTAAAGAGGTGATTGAATTTATTGAAGCGGGTTATACACATCAGCCTACGGCATTTAAGAATGGAGCGGTGTATAACGAGGCGACACAGAACCAGGGTAGTGCGAAGGTGTTTGGTTTTGCGAAATTGAATGGGTGGAGTAAGGAGGAGACCTTGTTATTATTTGCGGAGCATTACCAGGCGGTGTTAGGTCATCCGGATGCGACGGATCATCAGAATATCAGGCAGTTTATGCAGCATGGTTGGGATGGGATTGTGTTTGAGGGCACGGCGCTGACAGCGAAATAA
- a CDS encoding glycoside hydrolase family 2 TIM barrel-domain containing protein encodes MKNGLNGVALIATMLCCSLQPHNLYAQSNEWLDPRVNAVNRLPMHTNFFPYENESLARQGIKEHSSNFLTLNGYWKFNWVPDADARPTDFFKQGFNDKGWKEIPVPGIWELNGYGDPMYTNIEYPWHFQAPLNPPVVPSEKNHVGSYRKEITVPASWSGRQIIAHFGSVTSNMYLWVNGQYVGYSEDSKLETEFDLTKYLKPGQPNLIAFQVFRWCDGSYLEDQDFWRLSGVGRDCYLFARNAVHVEDLRITPELDDQYKDANLLVNLQLKGDAVVDVQLFDKMGKLVTSAQGKGTAAQKLSLKVNAPEKWSSENPYLYQVIVTVKDKDKVAEVIRQQVGFRKVEIKNAQLLVNGQPLLIKGVNRHEMDPDFGYVVSRERMLEDIRLMKELNVNAVRTCHYPDDNLWYELCDQYGIYMVAEANVESHGMGYGDRTLAKDPAYAKAHLERNERNVQRNYNHPAVIIWSLGNEAGFGPNFEACYNWIKAEDKSRPVQFEQAGTNNYTDIYCPMYLSPEDCEKYALGNVNKPLIQCEYAHAMGNSDGNFKEYWELVRKYPKYQGGFIWDWVDQSLHKKDAQGRIHYAYGGSYNKYDPSDNNFLDNGLISPDRRPNPHAYEVGHFYQNIWATAGDLTKGEISIYNENFFRNLDIYYAEWELTADGEKLQSGFIFDLDIAPHQKKSYKLDYEIPAGKEVLLNISFKLKKTETLLPAGFTVAKNQLGITDYHFSNNLAVNDRADSLHVQNNDENYLIVKNNKIDIQFNKHNGFLNQYIIAGQSMMKEGTSLTPNFWRAPTDNDFGAGLQHRYRVWKNPELKLTSFNSQNKNGIIVVQAAYDIPAVSGKLALTYEITNEGAIRVTQDLTADKSAKVSDMFRFGMQLQMPKETDRIKYYGRGPGENYSDRNSDAQLGVYAQTVDQQFYPYIRPQENGTKTDVRWWNQMTVGGNGLRFTGDTAFSISALHYTIETLDDGIQKDQRHSELLEPEPLTNVCIDKAQMGLGGIDSWGRLPLEKYRVHYQDHHFTFTMTPIRNGF; translated from the coding sequence ATGAAAAACGGTCTCAACGGGGTAGCTCTCATCGCAACTATGCTTTGCTGCTCTTTACAACCACACAACCTGTATGCCCAATCCAATGAATGGCTGGACCCCAGGGTCAACGCGGTCAACCGCCTGCCGATGCATACAAACTTTTTCCCCTACGAAAATGAAAGTCTCGCCAGGCAAGGCATAAAAGAGCACTCTTCGAATTTCCTTACCCTGAACGGCTATTGGAAATTCAACTGGGTACCAGATGCCGATGCCCGTCCGACAGACTTCTTCAAACAGGGCTTTAATGATAAAGGATGGAAGGAAATACCTGTACCTGGTATATGGGAACTGAATGGATATGGTGATCCCATGTACACCAATATCGAGTACCCATGGCATTTCCAGGCACCCCTGAACCCACCTGTCGTGCCTTCAGAAAAGAATCATGTAGGTTCTTACCGCAAAGAAATCACGGTGCCTGCATCATGGTCCGGCAGGCAAATCATCGCTCATTTCGGCTCTGTGACCTCCAATATGTACCTGTGGGTAAATGGCCAATATGTAGGCTACAGTGAGGATAGCAAGCTGGAAACTGAATTCGACCTCACTAAATACCTGAAACCGGGTCAGCCCAACCTGATCGCCTTCCAGGTATTTCGCTGGTGTGATGGTAGCTACCTGGAAGACCAGGATTTCTGGCGCCTTTCAGGCGTAGGAAGGGATTGTTATCTCTTTGCCAGGAATGCCGTACATGTGGAAGACCTGAGAATAACACCCGAACTGGACGACCAGTACAAAGATGCTAACCTGCTCGTGAACCTGCAGCTGAAAGGAGATGCCGTAGTAGATGTGCAGCTCTTTGATAAAATGGGCAAGCTGGTAACCAGTGCCCAGGGCAAAGGTACAGCCGCACAAAAACTTTCCCTGAAAGTGAATGCTCCTGAAAAGTGGTCCTCCGAAAATCCCTACCTGTACCAGGTAATCGTAACTGTAAAAGATAAAGATAAAGTAGCAGAAGTGATCCGCCAACAGGTGGGTTTCCGCAAAGTGGAAATCAAAAACGCACAGTTACTGGTCAATGGTCAGCCATTGTTGATAAAAGGAGTGAACCGTCATGAAATGGATCCTGACTTTGGCTACGTAGTTTCCAGGGAACGTATGCTGGAAGATATCCGCCTGATGAAGGAACTGAACGTGAATGCAGTACGTACCTGTCATTATCCGGATGATAACCTGTGGTATGAACTCTGCGATCAGTATGGTATCTACATGGTAGCCGAAGCAAATGTGGAATCTCATGGTATGGGATATGGAGATAGAACCCTGGCAAAAGATCCCGCTTATGCCAAAGCGCACCTGGAGCGTAATGAACGCAATGTGCAACGTAACTACAACCATCCTGCGGTAATCATCTGGTCATTGGGTAATGAGGCCGGTTTCGGACCTAACTTTGAAGCCTGCTACAATTGGATCAAAGCAGAAGATAAATCCCGTCCTGTACAGTTTGAACAGGCTGGTACCAATAACTATACTGACATTTACTGCCCTATGTACTTATCTCCGGAAGACTGTGAAAAGTATGCACTGGGCAATGTGAATAAGCCACTCATTCAATGTGAATACGCACATGCAATGGGTAACTCCGATGGGAATTTTAAAGAGTACTGGGAACTGGTGCGTAAATATCCAAAATACCAGGGCGGTTTTATCTGGGATTGGGTAGATCAGTCACTGCACAAGAAAGATGCACAGGGCCGTATTCACTATGCTTATGGCGGATCCTATAATAAGTATGATCCTTCAGATAATAACTTCCTGGATAATGGCCTTATTTCTCCGGATAGAAGACCTAATCCTCATGCTTATGAAGTAGGTCATTTCTACCAGAATATCTGGGCTACAGCAGGAGATCTTACAAAAGGAGAGATCAGCATTTACAATGAAAATTTCTTCCGCAACCTGGATATCTATTATGCAGAGTGGGAATTAACAGCCGATGGTGAGAAATTACAATCCGGATTTATTTTCGATTTAGATATAGCTCCTCATCAGAAAAAATCATACAAGCTGGATTATGAAATCCCTGCAGGTAAAGAAGTGTTGCTCAATATCAGCTTTAAATTGAAAAAGACAGAAACCCTCTTGCCAGCGGGATTTACTGTAGCTAAAAACCAGTTAGGTATCACTGATTATCATTTTAGCAACAATTTGGCTGTGAATGATCGCGCAGATTCTTTACATGTGCAGAATAATGATGAGAATTACCTGATTGTTAAGAACAATAAAATAGATATCCAGTTTAATAAACACAATGGGTTCCTGAATCAATATATCATAGCAGGTCAGTCAATGATGAAAGAAGGTACATCTCTTACGCCTAATTTCTGGCGGGCTCCTACCGACAATGATTTTGGTGCAGGCTTGCAGCATAGATACCGTGTATGGAAAAACCCTGAATTAAAGCTGACATCATTCAATAGCCAGAACAAGAACGGCATCATCGTGGTGCAGGCTGCTTATGATATACCCGCTGTATCAGGGAAACTGGCCCTGACTTACGAAATCACCAACGAAGGTGCCATCAGGGTAACACAAGACCTGACAGCAGATAAAAGTGCCAAAGTATCCGATATGTTCAGATTCGGTATGCAATTACAAATGCCGAAAGAAACCGATCGGATCAAATATTACGGCCGCGGTCCAGGAGAAAATTACAGCGATAGAAACAGCGATGCACAATTAGGCGTATATGCACAAACGGTAGATCAGCAGTTCTATCCTTATATTCGTCCGCAGGAAAACGGTACTAAAACAGATGTACGCTGGTGGAATCAAATGACAGTAGGAGGGAATGGTCTTCGCTTTACAGGTGATACCGCATTCTCAATTTCCGCGCTGCATTACACCATAGAAACACTGGATGATGGTATTCAGAAAGATCAGCGTCATAGCGAATTGTTAGAACCGGAACCCCTGACGAATGTTTGTATTGATAAAGCGCAGATGGGATTAGGTGGTATCGATAGCTGGGGTAGACTGCCGCTCGAAAAGTACCGGGTACATTACCAGGATCATCACTTTACATTTACCATGACGCCAATTAGAAACGGCTTTTAA